In one window of Pseudoalteromonas xiamenensis DNA:
- a CDS encoding helix-hairpin-helix domain-containing protein: MNPSKVIREKVVKLTDLPNIGKASAEDLLLLGIDKPSQLIGQCPFEMYERLCEITNIRHDPCVIDVFMSITRFMSGEEAKPWWAFTDIRKQHLTKN, translated from the coding sequence ATGAACCCAAGTAAAGTGATAAGAGAGAAAGTGGTCAAGTTAACGGATCTGCCCAACATTGGAAAAGCAAGTGCTGAGGATTTATTGCTTCTTGGTATTGATAAACCGAGTCAACTCATTGGCCAATGCCCGTTTGAAATGTATGAACGACTTTGTGAAATAACCAATATTCGTCATGATCCGTGCGTAATCGATGTATTCATGTCTATAACGCGTTTTATGTCTGGTGAGGAGGCAAAACCTTGGTGGGCATTTACTGACATTCGTAAGCAACATTTGACTAAAAACTAA
- a CDS encoding carbohydrate-binding protein, with translation MNNDNVQRWATTLAEMLNLNFSQWVKVGIKNANGDIEFDPAQLLSNEVYVTDAEHTYNLTIQVPTPNTPPVVHQPDPILVDENGSVSLHVHAFDDEQSELTYRYETSAPLSVTGVGATVTVNAASVDKDTQSTIRVTVSDGELETSKDIAVTITNTDQSLPIWSATKVYWGGDQVMYNGKRYEAKWWTQGEQPDKAQVWKAI, from the coding sequence ATCAACAACGACAACGTGCAACGTTGGGCGACGACACTCGCCGAAATGCTAAATCTCAATTTTAGCCAATGGGTTAAGGTGGGAATTAAAAACGCAAATGGAGACATTGAGTTTGACCCAGCCCAATTACTGAGTAATGAAGTTTACGTCACGGATGCAGAGCATACCTATAATCTTACAATTCAGGTCCCTACGCCAAATACGCCCCCAGTCGTGCATCAACCAGACCCTATTTTGGTAGATGAAAATGGCTCCGTGTCTTTGCATGTTCATGCCTTTGATGATGAGCAATCGGAATTAACCTATCGCTATGAAACCTCAGCACCGTTATCCGTAACGGGCGTCGGCGCAACGGTCACAGTCAATGCCGCCAGCGTGGATAAAGATACACAAAGTACGATTCGAGTGACGGTGTCGGATGGTGAATTGGAAACCTCAAAAGACATTGCGGTGACCATTACCAATACGGACCAATCTTTACCAATCTGGTCTGCAACCAAAGTGTATTGGGGCGGCGACCAGGTAATGTACAACGGTAAGCGATATGAAGCCAAATGGTGGACACAGGGTGAACAACCTGACAAAGCCCAAGTTTGGAAAGCAATATAA
- a CDS encoding glycosyl hydrolase family 18 protein — protein sequence MKLKMLSCAVGLALMSTTASAAPAAPSIDWQPQLYSFVEVNLDGQGSYKQLVKAKDTVDISIKWNAWSGTGGNAYKVYFDDTLVNEGSLAAGTKSGTITFPYQKSGRHQLFLELCDDTGCARSAAKDIVIADTDGGHLAPLPMNVDPNNGNYGTSADTVVGAYFVEWGIYGRNFDVTKVPAQNLTHILYGFIPICGPNESLKEIENGNSWRALQKACADSADYEVAIHDPWAAIQKSMPGVDANDPIRGTYSQLMALKQRYPDLKILPSVGGWTLSDPFHGFTEKKNRDVFVASVKQFLKTWKFYDGVDIDWEFPGGGGPNGNLGDPVNDGPAYVALMQELRAMLNELEGEVGKKYQLTSAIGVGYDKIEDVDYLQASQHMDHIFAMTYDFYGGWNNVTGHQTAIYCGSHMSVGECNGTGLDDKGEPRKGPAYTADNAMQLMLKQGVDPKKIVLGTAMYGRGWEGVYPANATDPDNPMTAPGNGKLTGTTAQGVWEAGVIDYKGIKSYMIGASGTGINGFEVGYDEMAEGAYVWNRSTGKLISYDSPRSAKAKGQYARSLGLGGLFAWEIDADNGDILNAMHEGLGGPVNSNNKPVVTVPASVSVDSAGSVNVQASATDKDNDPLTYSWSADSALVLSGGNTATVSVTAPSVSVDSNYTLTVTVSDGKASVSKQVTVMVKGDGTQQNNAPVVDAIANVSVDEGKSVTVNVVASDADNDALTYTWNVPSGLTVTGSGASISLTASDVSADTTYTVSVAVSDGKATTTRSFDVTVKNVVSGGDTTWSATAVYNTGDVVKYNGVEYKAKWWTQGDRPDQGGPWEEVIPSDGQVRDWRADLVYVAGDKVTHNGEVYTAQWWTKGEEPGVASVWAK from the coding sequence ATGAAATTAAAAATGTTAAGCTGTGCAGTCGGTCTCGCACTGATGAGCACAACCGCTTCCGCAGCACCAGCTGCGCCAAGTATCGATTGGCAACCTCAATTGTATTCGTTTGTTGAGGTCAATTTGGATGGACAAGGTTCATACAAACAGCTGGTGAAAGCAAAAGATACTGTCGATATTTCAATTAAGTGGAATGCTTGGAGTGGTACAGGCGGTAACGCTTACAAAGTCTATTTTGATGACACACTAGTAAATGAAGGTAGCTTAGCGGCTGGCACAAAAAGTGGAACGATTACTTTCCCTTATCAAAAGTCAGGCCGTCATCAACTGTTTTTGGAGCTCTGCGATGACACAGGATGTGCGCGCAGTGCTGCCAAAGATATCGTCATTGCGGATACGGATGGTGGACACCTCGCGCCACTTCCAATGAACGTCGATCCGAACAATGGAAACTATGGTACGTCTGCAGATACGGTTGTAGGCGCATATTTTGTTGAGTGGGGCATCTATGGTCGCAATTTTGATGTGACTAAAGTCCCTGCGCAAAACCTCACACACATTTTGTACGGATTTATTCCTATTTGTGGTCCAAATGAATCATTGAAAGAAATTGAAAACGGCAATAGCTGGCGTGCACTGCAAAAGGCCTGTGCGGACTCTGCAGATTATGAAGTTGCGATTCATGACCCGTGGGCGGCAATTCAAAAATCAATGCCAGGCGTGGATGCAAACGATCCAATCCGTGGTACTTACTCACAGTTAATGGCACTTAAACAACGCTATCCAGACCTTAAAATTCTACCGTCGGTAGGTGGCTGGACATTGTCTGATCCATTCCACGGTTTTACAGAAAAGAAAAACCGCGATGTCTTTGTTGCTTCTGTAAAACAATTCCTAAAAACGTGGAAGTTCTATGACGGTGTCGACATTGACTGGGAATTCCCTGGTGGTGGTGGTCCTAATGGTAACCTCGGTGATCCGGTTAACGATGGCCCAGCTTATGTCGCCTTGATGCAAGAATTGCGTGCAATGTTAAATGAATTGGAAGGTGAAGTAGGCAAAAAATATCAGCTTACCTCAGCAATTGGTGTGGGTTACGACAAGATTGAAGACGTCGACTATTTACAAGCGTCGCAACATATGGACCACATTTTTGCGATGACCTATGACTTTTATGGTGGTTGGAACAATGTAACGGGTCACCAAACAGCAATTTATTGCGGTTCGCATATGTCAGTTGGTGAGTGTAATGGCACAGGCCTAGATGACAAAGGTGAACCACGTAAGGGGCCGGCTTACACTGCCGACAATGCAATGCAATTGATGCTGAAACAGGGTGTTGATCCGAAGAAGATTGTTCTTGGTACGGCAATGTACGGTCGTGGTTGGGAAGGCGTTTACCCTGCTAACGCGACGGATCCGGACAACCCGATGACTGCACCGGGTAATGGCAAACTCACCGGTACAACTGCACAAGGTGTTTGGGAAGCAGGTGTTATTGATTATAAAGGTATCAAGTCATATATGATTGGTGCATCCGGCACTGGCATTAATGGTTTTGAAGTTGGCTATGATGAAATGGCAGAAGGCGCGTATGTCTGGAACCGTTCTACAGGCAAGCTTATTTCCTACGATAGTCCTCGCTCAGCGAAGGCGAAAGGTCAATATGCGCGCAGTCTGGGTTTAGGTGGCCTATTTGCGTGGGAAATCGATGCGGATAACGGCGATATCTTAAACGCAATGCATGAAGGTTTAGGTGGTCCAGTAAACTCAAACAACAAACCTGTGGTTACAGTTCCTGCTAGTGTATCCGTTGATTCTGCTGGTAGTGTGAATGTTCAGGCTAGCGCAACGGATAAAGACAATGATCCGCTTACTTATTCATGGTCTGCGGATAGTGCGCTTGTGCTTTCTGGTGGCAATACTGCAACGGTCAGCGTTACTGCTCCTTCTGTCTCTGTTGACTCTAATTACACGCTTACAGTCACTGTGTCAGATGGAAAAGCATCTGTATCTAAGCAAGTTACCGTTATGGTAAAAGGAGATGGGACACAGCAAAACAATGCGCCAGTCGTTGATGCAATTGCCAACGTGTCTGTTGACGAAGGTAAGTCCGTTACAGTGAACGTAGTGGCGTCAGATGCAGATAATGATGCGCTAACGTACACATGGAATGTACCATCAGGCCTGACAGTTACAGGTTCTGGTGCTTCTATTTCTCTCACCGCTTCGGATGTTTCAGCTGATACCACGTACACCGTTTCAGTGGCAGTATCTGACGGTAAAGCAACCACCACGCGCAGCTTTGACGTAACAGTGAAAAACGTTGTGTCAGGTGGCGATACAACATGGAGCGCAACCGCGGTTTACAACACAGGTGATGTGGTTAAATACAATGGTGTTGAGTATAAGGCTAAATGGTGGACTCAAGGCGATCGTCCAGACCAAGGTGGTCCATGGGAAGAAGTGATCCCATCAGATGGTCAAGTACGCGATTGGCGAGCTGACCTTGTCTATGTTGCTGGCGATAAAGTCACACACAATGGCGAAGTGTATACTGCACAATGGTGGACAAAAGGTGAAGAACCTGGTGTTGCATCTGTTTGGGCAAAATAA
- a CDS encoding SDR family NAD(P)-dependent oxidoreductase, which translates to MNTLSKHIAITGGNSGIGYAIAKLYLQQGHRVSVLSRRFDEPNTLQNDYPDQYLCVEGDVSKVADIERFYSHCASKQGKLDFVVANAGIAVPEAILDVTEESFQTTFDINVKGVFFTVQKALPHLNRNASVVLISSIQAIRGAGVWAAYGATKAAVRSLTRSFAADLGKQSIRVNCVSPGVTETPILNKFGFDDSTLTDILGQVKAATPLERIGTPEEIAKTVAFINSDDAAFITGADIHVDGGLAQI; encoded by the coding sequence ATGAATACATTGTCTAAGCATATAGCAATTACTGGCGGAAATTCGGGTATTGGGTACGCCATCGCTAAGTTGTATCTCCAACAAGGACACCGCGTGTCCGTACTTAGCCGTCGTTTTGATGAACCTAATACATTGCAAAATGACTATCCTGACCAGTATCTATGTGTTGAAGGAGATGTGTCGAAGGTGGCTGACATTGAGCGTTTCTATAGTCACTGCGCATCAAAACAAGGAAAACTAGATTTTGTCGTTGCTAATGCAGGTATCGCAGTTCCGGAAGCCATATTAGACGTGACGGAAGAAAGCTTTCAAACGACTTTTGATATCAATGTCAAAGGTGTGTTTTTCACTGTCCAAAAAGCCCTTCCTCACTTAAACCGAAATGCTTCCGTCGTTCTAATTTCTTCGATCCAAGCCATTCGAGGTGCTGGCGTTTGGGCAGCTTACGGTGCGACAAAAGCCGCCGTGCGTTCACTGACTCGTTCTTTTGCGGCTGATTTAGGTAAACAAAGTATCCGAGTGAACTGCGTATCGCCTGGCGTGACGGAAACGCCTATTTTGAACAAATTTGGATTTGATGATTCAACATTAACGGACATTTTGGGTCAGGTTAAAGCCGCGACGCCACTCGAACGCATTGGTACACCAGAAGAAATTGCAAAAACAGTCGCGTTCATCAATTCTGATGATGCCGCGTTTATTACTGGCGCGGACATTCATGTAGATGGTGGACTCGCTCAAATATAA
- a CDS encoding helix-turn-helix domain-containing protein: MSNNDLNFEYLGSFIRSFRSAKGESLQSLAERSGVSKSMIAQIESSKTSPTLAVLAKLAHAMDIALGDFVQPPEQAFNVRTNSADESNIVSKKDSVFVCHLLANEQRHFATEVYRFYFKEPGKTMFSANYVGSVKHVWLEEGSLTVHIADKSILIAPQTLTTFNASVPHRFESPTHKLAKGLFFIAY; encoded by the coding sequence ATGAGTAATAACGACTTGAACTTCGAATATTTAGGTAGCTTTATTCGCAGCTTTCGTAGTGCAAAAGGAGAAAGTTTACAATCACTTGCAGAGCGGTCAGGTGTAAGTAAATCGATGATTGCACAAATTGAGTCGAGTAAAACGAGTCCTACATTAGCCGTTCTTGCCAAACTAGCTCATGCGATGGATATTGCATTGGGCGATTTTGTTCAGCCACCTGAGCAAGCGTTCAACGTACGTACAAATTCAGCAGATGAGAGTAATATCGTCAGTAAAAAAGACAGTGTGTTTGTTTGCCATTTACTGGCAAATGAGCAGCGCCATTTCGCAACTGAGGTGTACCGGTTTTATTTCAAAGAACCTGGAAAAACGATGTTTTCGGCGAACTATGTGGGTTCAGTTAAACACGTTTGGTTGGAAGAAGGATCGTTAACGGTTCACATCGCGGATAAAAGTATTCTGATTGCCCCGCAAACGCTCACTACGTTTAACGCCTCAGTGCCTCATCGATTTGAAAGTCCCACTCATAAATTGGCTAAGGGGTTGTTTTTTATCGCCTACTAG
- a CDS encoding lytic polysaccharide monooxygenase auxiliary activity family 9 protein, with the protein MKQHVKVSFSMLGLCATVASVNVAAHGYLDFPKARQSICEAQGGYWWPEDGSNIPNLACRAAFLESGYVQFTQEHEFSVNTADYRNQAAVEANIPGGQLCSAGDKQKRGINLPSTEWQKTVVTPNEKGQVTIKWNATTPHNPSFWKIYLTKPSFNPATDELRWQDLDLISEFGNLEFVKDPSGKRYYNMTIDIPKDRQGDAILYTRWQRIDVVGEGFYNCSDVHIVQDATAPTWHKAGYFVTASQQPKIDDKVWSSCI; encoded by the coding sequence ATGAAACAACATGTAAAGGTTTCTTTCTCGATGTTAGGTTTGTGTGCGACGGTTGCAAGTGTGAATGTTGCGGCACATGGCTATCTCGATTTTCCAAAAGCTAGACAATCGATTTGCGAGGCTCAAGGTGGTTATTGGTGGCCAGAAGATGGTTCGAATATACCTAACTTAGCGTGTCGCGCAGCATTTCTGGAGTCCGGTTACGTTCAATTTACTCAGGAACACGAGTTTTCAGTGAATACTGCAGACTATCGCAATCAAGCAGCGGTAGAAGCGAACATACCAGGTGGGCAGTTGTGTAGTGCGGGAGATAAGCAAAAAAGAGGGATCAACTTACCCTCTACAGAGTGGCAAAAAACGGTCGTAACACCTAATGAAAAAGGGCAAGTGACGATTAAATGGAATGCAACCACACCTCACAATCCAAGTTTCTGGAAGATTTACCTCACTAAGCCTTCGTTTAATCCAGCTACAGACGAACTCCGTTGGCAAGATCTCGATCTCATTTCTGAGTTCGGCAATCTTGAGTTCGTTAAAGATCCAAGCGGAAAACGTTACTACAACATGACAATAGACATTCCGAAAGACCGTCAAGGGGATGCGATTTTGTACACGCGTTGGCAGCGGATTGATGTTGTTGGTGAAGGATTCTACAACTGTAGTGATGTTCATATAGTACAAGATGCTACAGCACCGACGTGGCATAAAGCGGGTTATTTTGTGACTGCTTCTCAACAGCCAAAAATAGACGATAAAGTATGGAGCTCGTGTATTTGA
- a CDS encoding substrate-binding periplasmic protein, with translation MRYLIYFILFFVSMSAQADCGRIYKVGIGTNWPPYVMYLNDIPYGLDIEVTEAILRSAGLCYEFIKLPSSARGLNELEKGLVDVLPSASFNTERAEIAYFSIPYRRERMRLFSVNPDESAKNLSELFAGDNIFTANPGAYYGEELAEILRIDWYRKRLFEVASLDRRMQMVVLGRVNYLIEDEISGLYFAKQKGYNQIKLHSYIVNDNAIHFMLGRRSFSKEQVDAINEAIERQRPYFKTLEAKYISTTVESSNPLEEL, from the coding sequence GTGCGGTATCTAATTTATTTTATTTTGTTTTTTGTCAGTATGAGTGCTCAAGCTGATTGTGGTCGTATCTATAAAGTGGGTATTGGCACTAATTGGCCTCCTTATGTTATGTACCTTAATGACATACCTTATGGTTTAGATATTGAAGTGACAGAAGCGATTCTGAGAAGTGCTGGACTTTGCTACGAATTTATTAAACTTCCTTCGTCAGCTCGAGGTTTAAATGAATTGGAAAAAGGGCTGGTCGATGTACTACCTTCGGCTAGTTTTAATACTGAACGGGCAGAAATTGCCTATTTCTCAATACCATACCGACGAGAGCGGATGAGGCTGTTTTCTGTCAACCCTGATGAGTCTGCCAAGAACTTAAGTGAGTTATTCGCAGGGGACAATATTTTCACCGCTAATCCTGGTGCCTATTATGGTGAAGAACTGGCCGAAATATTAAGAATTGATTGGTATCGGAAACGTCTGTTCGAAGTCGCGAGTTTGGATAGAAGAATGCAAATGGTCGTTCTTGGGCGAGTAAATTACCTGATAGAAGATGAAATATCTGGTCTATATTTTGCCAAGCAAAAGGGCTACAACCAAATAAAGCTTCACAGTTACATCGTCAATGATAACGCGATTCATTTTATGCTTGGACGGCGTTCATTCTCAAAAGAACAGGTCGATGCCATCAATGAAGCAATTGAGAGACAACGGCCTTACTTCAAAACGTTGGAAGCAAAATACATTTCGACAACGGTTGAGAGCTCCAACCCATTAGAGGAGTTGTGA
- a CDS encoding DUF6058 family natural product biosynthesis protein, which produces MELMEYLCTHFLSKTQLLSAAQVSDEELRNYQAFGLVPKCSYKLNLNLDCHSFFGEHQEHGTIEYFAKGYVEWLQHVHAASDKKSVYRGFAVRYRHTLENLNKLGFESTHPNVNELLDSHIEQEWQHFLNGTYGLCTQSGLPEDIAAKELAILIINALTLGPVTSDLDKQKLKQAVDLLDSVSAQFAPHERERSSRNRLIDGVRAKYLV; this is translated from the coding sequence ATGGAATTAATGGAATATCTCTGTACACATTTTTTAAGTAAAACCCAGTTACTCAGCGCGGCTCAAGTTTCTGATGAAGAACTTAGAAACTATCAGGCGTTCGGACTCGTCCCAAAGTGTTCTTACAAGTTGAATCTTAATCTAGATTGTCATTCTTTTTTTGGTGAGCATCAAGAACACGGTACAATTGAATATTTTGCAAAAGGGTACGTTGAGTGGCTTCAACACGTGCATGCCGCGAGTGATAAAAAATCGGTCTATCGAGGTTTTGCAGTCCGATACCGACACACATTAGAGAATTTGAACAAATTGGGATTTGAAAGTACGCATCCGAACGTAAATGAATTGCTCGATTCACATATTGAGCAGGAATGGCAGCACTTTCTAAACGGCACTTATGGACTTTGTACTCAGTCGGGATTGCCAGAAGACATTGCCGCGAAAGAGTTAGCGATTCTAATCATCAATGCATTAACACTCGGCCCTGTGACAAGTGACTTAGATAAGCAAAAACTCAAACAGGCAGTTGACCTCTTGGATTCGGTGAGTGCGCAATTTGCGCCACATGAGCGAGAAAGAAGTTCTCGTAATAGACTCATCGATGGGGTAAGAGCAAAATATTTGGTTTAA
- a CDS encoding substrate-binding periplasmic protein → MIKRKFSLLISILCLFFIAPIYAKNPCIRTVKLGLASDWPPLVIFKGPHTTGLEIEIAKQVFSDIGICINFVRLPSSSRSFTELQKGNIDFVLMASFTKERAKLGHFSAPYRQERMRLFGKIKDNLPTTLAQVFDRGESIAVSTGSYYGEEFEHLKAISENQKQIVEVANATRRVSIACNGKSGLLY, encoded by the coding sequence TTGATAAAGCGCAAATTTTCTCTGCTAATTAGTATCTTATGTCTTTTTTTTATTGCCCCAATCTATGCGAAGAATCCGTGCATTAGAACGGTCAAACTCGGCTTAGCTTCTGACTGGCCACCGCTTGTCATTTTCAAAGGACCGCATACCACCGGACTTGAAATTGAAATTGCAAAGCAGGTCTTTTCGGACATAGGCATTTGTATTAATTTTGTTCGCTTACCATCTTCGTCACGCAGTTTCACGGAGTTGCAAAAAGGGAATATAGATTTCGTGTTGATGGCAAGTTTCACCAAAGAAAGAGCGAAACTAGGTCATTTTTCAGCCCCGTATCGTCAAGAGAGGATGCGGTTGTTTGGAAAAATTAAGGACAATTTACCGACAACGCTCGCACAAGTTTTTGACAGAGGTGAAAGTATTGCAGTGAGTACCGGCTCATACTATGGTGAAGAATTTGAACATCTAAAAGCGATCTCAGAAAATCAAAAGCAAATTGTTGAAGTCGCGAATGCCACAAGACGAGTCTCGATTGCTTGCAATGGGAAGAGTGGATTACTTTATTGA
- a CDS encoding RecQ family ATP-dependent DNA helicase, with protein MERFDEHIDARLDTSLRQHFGFSSFRSGQRETMTHLLNGQSAIAIFPTGSGKSLCYQLPALLLPKLTLVVSPLLALMQDQVAFLRSKGIAAASIESSQSKAEQQHIMAQIQSGELKILMVSVERLKNERFRQWIANIPISMLVVDEAHCISEWGHNFRPDYIKLPFYQQQLQIPQVLLLTATATKKVQMDMAQRFAISPNNIIQTGFYRPNLHLSVVPKSPDEKMPYLVKALSKKTGASIVYVSLQQQAEDVAKQLQAAGLKAKAYHAGMDDTTRQAVQAAFMADEIDVVVATIAFGMGVDKSNIRFVVHYELPKSLENYAQEIGRAGRDGEQSFCVVLGSLDGLNTLENFIYGDTPEAQSIENLLSLITNEVDNDNQWHVVDSRVSTETDIKQLVLKTLLVQLELRGVLAAQYAFYAQMRFKLLVTEKQLFSHFDESRQMTLQTIFRFSEMKRSWATIDVEGLFNQGQIDNAKLLTIMEYLQQKGLIEFESKVLTQVYRVDKQALAEQALQGELTNYFQEKEKAEIKRIHTMLRFFQSARCLSRNLCDYFSDAQGPNHCGHCSVCQGKVAIFEQYEQAQWPSDEALRETIFRMNKHLAQAGEKASPRLRTRFLSGLLTPKMSRFKLRQMPGFGSCEKHRFADIEATLKRLGIFGIIEES; from the coding sequence ATGGAACGTTTTGATGAACACATCGATGCCCGACTGGATACAAGCTTACGCCAACATTTTGGATTTTCCAGTTTTAGAAGTGGGCAAAGAGAAACTATGACGCATTTGTTAAATGGTCAAAGTGCAATTGCCATTTTTCCTACAGGTTCAGGCAAATCGTTGTGCTATCAATTGCCCGCTTTGCTGTTGCCCAAACTAACATTAGTTGTCTCTCCATTACTCGCGTTGATGCAAGATCAAGTCGCGTTTTTGCGATCTAAAGGGATAGCTGCAGCCAGCATTGAAAGCTCACAAAGCAAAGCTGAGCAGCAACACATCATGGCGCAAATCCAATCGGGCGAACTTAAAATATTGATGGTGTCGGTTGAACGGTTGAAGAATGAGCGATTTAGACAATGGATAGCCAATATTCCGATTTCAATGTTAGTGGTCGACGAAGCGCATTGTATTTCTGAATGGGGCCATAATTTCAGACCAGACTACATCAAATTGCCGTTTTACCAACAACAGTTGCAAATCCCTCAAGTGTTGCTCCTAACCGCGACGGCGACCAAAAAGGTGCAAATGGATATGGCACAGCGTTTTGCTATTTCTCCAAACAACATCATTCAAACAGGGTTTTATCGACCCAACCTACATTTGAGTGTTGTGCCAAAATCGCCCGATGAGAAAATGCCCTATTTGGTCAAAGCGTTAAGCAAAAAAACCGGCGCTTCGATAGTCTATGTCAGCTTGCAACAGCAAGCAGAAGACGTTGCAAAGCAACTGCAAGCGGCGGGACTAAAAGCCAAAGCCTATCATGCAGGCATGGATGACACGACTCGACAGGCGGTACAAGCTGCGTTTATGGCTGACGAAATTGATGTCGTCGTCGCGACAATTGCCTTTGGTATGGGGGTAGATAAGTCCAATATTCGTTTTGTTGTTCATTATGAGTTGCCTAAATCACTAGAAAACTATGCGCAAGAAATTGGTCGTGCAGGGCGAGATGGCGAACAATCTTTTTGTGTTGTACTTGGGTCTCTTGACGGCCTGAATACACTTGAAAACTTTATATACGGCGATACGCCAGAAGCGCAATCCATAGAAAATCTACTTTCACTCATTACCAACGAGGTGGATAACGACAATCAATGGCACGTAGTAGATTCAAGAGTTTCAACCGAAACGGATATAAAGCAACTGGTACTGAAAACCTTGTTGGTACAACTCGAATTGCGAGGTGTGTTAGCCGCTCAGTACGCGTTTTATGCACAAATGCGTTTCAAGCTTTTAGTCACCGAAAAACAGCTTTTCTCGCACTTTGACGAGAGTCGTCAAATGACGCTTCAGACTATTTTTCGATTTTCAGAGATGAAGCGGAGCTGGGCGACCATTGATGTTGAAGGGCTCTTTAATCAAGGACAAATTGATAACGCCAAGCTGTTGACGATTATGGAGTATTTGCAACAAAAAGGGCTTATCGAATTTGAAAGCAAAGTACTTACGCAGGTCTATCGGGTTGATAAGCAAGCGTTGGCAGAACAAGCGTTGCAAGGCGAACTGACAAACTACTTTCAAGAAAAAGAAAAAGCAGAAATTAAGCGTATACACACGATGCTGCGCTTTTTCCAATCGGCACGTTGTTTGTCACGAAATTTATGTGACTATTTTTCTGATGCGCAAGGCCCAAATCACTGTGGTCATTGCAGTGTGTGTCAGGGGAAAGTGGCGATATTTGAGCAGTACGAACAAGCTCAGTGGCCTAGCGACGAAGCGCTCAGGGAAACGATTTTTAGAATGAATAAACATCTCGCGCAAGCAGGGGAAAAGGCGTCGCCACGACTTCGAACCCGCTTTTTAAGTGGTTTACTGACACCGAAGATGTCTCGTTTCAAATTGCGGCAAATGCCTGGATTTGGCAGCTGTGAAAAACACCGCTTTGCTGATATAGAGGCTACTTTAAAGCGCTTGGGTATTTTCGGGATTATTGAAGAAAGTTAA